The genomic window AGTATAACATATCATTTCAAAGTTCATATCAAGATGAAAGAAACAAAGATCATTTCAATAAGCCAAGATCTTAACCTTTATTGGGGCATCAAATGATTTTGCAACGCTAACCATCACCGGTGTGAAGAAAACCCAGAATATGTCATAAAAGAAAAGTCCAacctacaaaacaaaaaaatggaaAGATTCAAAACTCATATTAACAAACAAGGATTGCATGAGATGGATAAAATTGCGAGCTGATAAAGTGAGACAGAGGAACTTTTATCCaaaaagtgataaaatatttaCCAACAGAATAGCACCAGTCTTGAAAGAGCCGAGAGAGAGCATTTCAATTCCCTGTAAATATTAAACATTGAATCATTGTGGCCATTTTACTGCTTACAATTTGAATGTGGATATCATTTTGCAGAAACAGTCATAAAAGATCACCTCTGGTTGATTTCCCATGCTAACTCCCTTAGGAATATGAAAACTATTATTTAGCACATCTTATAGCTCATATTATGTAACAACATTCAACAGATGGCATCCAAAAAATACCAACCGAACCAAAAAGGCTTCTTTTAAAACCAGTGAAGTGGAATTCAAACAATTATACATAGGTAATAGCTTAAGAACCGAACCTGAATACAGAAAGCAAGACCCAATATATTATTTGCCAGCCAATGCTTCTTTAAAGCGTACCATCCACAAAAGAAGGTTCCCGGGATTGCAGCAATGACCTGTGACTTCGTAAACTCAATCTCCAAAGCTGTGTAAGAAAGgtgtaatgaaaaatatcattcTGCATGATAGAAGCAAGTTATTGACAACTAGATCAAATGCAAAGAGCCAAAAAAAGACAAACATGCATGCTATGACTGTGAGATAAACAAGATGATcatatcatgattttttttaactcatcAACAATAAAGATAATCAACCTTAACATGTTTGGCCAgtaaaggaaagaaagaaacaatGGAAACTCTTATGGTCATAAGACCACAATCATCTTGCCAACATGTCCAGGAAATAGAAATCTAAAAACATGTTATGTTATTGCAAAATTATCTTTTCTCTCAACCAATTACCATGCCTTTATAAAAAGAATTCCTTAGCTCCTATTGGTCTAAGTAAAATTTGCCCTTAATAAAGTCAGCGACCCATCTAGAAAAGAAGCGTATATTTGAGATATGACAAAATTCTCCAAATGCTGTTAACTAATATGCTCTCTCATGTGAGATAAGAGTATCAACATTATTAGCTATTAgcaaatttagtcaaaaaaaatatatcaaatatctGATAGATACTTCATATAAGCAATATCATACTTGCAGAAATCAACAGAAATATAAGCCACACTGTCACCATTGACAATCAGACACGAGGAATCGAATAATTCTGATACCACAGTTTTGAGATACAGCATTATTAAATCACAGCAAGAGAGCAGACAAATAAGGTAGCAAGCACATGACATACAAGTAAAATATGGAAAACGCCAGACTATGACATCCTCATTCCATTGCTTTGGCAAAAAACGTTTGATAGATGGTAGTAATGTTGCCCTGTAGGAAGAGAGAGAACAAAGATGtcataaaatagaaaacaaaatttatttaataagtactGTCTAGTGTTTACATAATCACAAAGGGAAAACAATGGGCCGAAGAAAATAACATACGACAAGGCAACAATCCCCAGTACAAAGAAGTAGAGTGTCAAGACAGTGTTGACCAAGTCCTTAGATAGAAACTTAAAGAGCAAGAAAAGTGATAATAACATTGCACTCCCAACAAAGGGAAAACGCATGGCATGTTCATTGGACATGGTCTCCTGCATTATTGCAACGCAACTCATATAAGTCAGATCATGATTCTTGAGACTTGAAAAGAGTTACAACACGGAAGAAATTGAGGATAAAAAATACTACTTACAGAAGGCGGAGTTGGTTTGACGGAACGATAGCATCCCACAAACACAGTGATACAAGCAGTCAAGATAACATTTACATTTGGATTTATTTTCACAACAAGAGGTGCCAAGGTTAAACCTACAAGCAGCgataaaaaatagttaataaaaATAGATCTAGGAACAAAAAAAAGCCACCACCTTACGTCTCAATGATACAATACCATTTAGAAAACAAAGAACTTGAAAGCTATAAACATCACTGGATTTTAAATTGACTCATCGAAATAAAACCAAAACGTAAACAACAGCACAGCCATCTAAATGTCAGACCCTATTAAGGGTgcattaaaaaaagtttatttagaCTTATCATATGGCAAAAGCACTTGAATAAATGTTTATAAGAACTGTGAAAATTGCTTTTATTTTctcgattttattttttaagcacCCGAAGATAGATtgtaaaaacaacttatatatTAAGCACTTAATGAATAAGATCTTAATTGAACTGTTTATCCGAACGCTCCCTAAGCACTATAAGGCTATACCACAATCACCGAAATCAAACACGACACTAACACTGACACGttgacaccaataataattaaaaaaataaaaataaaagcaatcTGACATAACCACACGTGTCAAACACCGAACACACATTCAATCCGAAGTGTCAATACTACATAGCAACATCATCACTAAAGAATATAAACAGCAAGTACATTGTACTAAAACACctcaaaaccaattttatttCAGCAACATTAAGCATATATTGGAACCAAAAATTGAAACCCACATaagtatttgattttaattgaataaaaatcaaatacaataacaaaagaagaaattttaCGAAACAAAAACCAACCTGCTAAAGCCAAATTCGCAATTCTCTCCGTATTTTTCATCTTGCTTCACCCTGCAATCATAAACAACATCAATTCAATAAACCCAAATATATCGTTAATTTAACCCCAAAAagaaaatacttttttttttcaatttttttataaaaactaccTCTTTGCAATAGAAAATCGTTCCCTTATAAAAATGCACAAACGTTTGTTGCAGATCGGAGAAGACAAAGTAGAAATTGGGATGAATTTTGAAGAATTTAAAGAGTTAGGGtttaaagattttttatatttttttggcaataaattaattttggtatatttaatgtttgtaatttttgaGCCCGCGGTTACGAGGAAAGGATGAATGAAGATTTGGCTCCTAGTAACTGACCCACGTGTTTTGAGGCATTTCAACCAATCACAAACTTGCTTAATGCCACGTCGGATTTATGGaatatttaacccaaaaaatattaataccTTATAGAtctcttgaccaaaaaaaaaaaaaccttataaatctcattaaaaaaattaatatggatTCAATAAAATCAGATTGatatctctataaaaaaaatcagatgatatattttttaaattaattttttaaatattttttaaaatattaacttgTCATGATGAAGTATAAACTAAAAACGTTTTACACTTACTCAAtattagagctgtcaaagggaTCGGCCCGGTCCGGCCTGGAGGGGTCCGGTCAAATAAAGGGGCCGACCTAGTCTGGTCCGCTAACTTCATGGCCCGGTCCGCTTAGCTCGGTCAGataagcaaaagcctacatggcccgatgggccgacccactaattttcatagttttttttttttgaaaaaaaaaacatattctactaaatttatgttatatttttcagataaatcttcaagaaggtaattcgtattcctatattttctcacataatctcccaaacaataatatcttcctctttatcctcatcaaacaaacaaacaaatctctaacaaataatctcattataatccaataagttttttgtcatattattattattactacaaaaaaaaatccaagttttatatctttcattcatccattgtaatttaagtaaaaaaaaaaaatatagaaagaatataaaataaatacaataaaaagatgatagacTTATAATAAACATATTCCAAGCTTTATATCCTTTGTtgtaattgcacaaaaaaaaaatataaaaagatgatatgcttaaaaataggaataagacagattatagatatgaacaaaacacaaataacaacaataaaacaaaaaaaaaattatatataaatttatgcataaaaataggaccaaaatataataataaaaagattataaaaaatttttaaataatttttttaattctttaaaggGCCGGCCTAAAAGTCTGTGGGCCG from Trifolium pratense cultivar HEN17-A07 linkage group LG1, ARS_RC_1.1, whole genome shotgun sequence includes these protein-coding regions:
- the LOC123905352 gene encoding signal peptide peptidase-like isoform X2 codes for the protein MKNTERIANLALAGLTLAPLVVKINPNVNVILTACITVFVGCYRSVKPTPPSETMSNEHAMRFPFVGSAMLLSLFLLFKFLSKDLVNTVLTLYFFVLGIVALSATLLPSIKRFLPKQWNEDVIVWRFPYFTSLEIEFTKSQVIAAIPGTFFCGWYALKKHWLANNILGLAFCIQGIEMLSLGSFKTGAILLVGLFFYDIFWVFFTPVMVSVAKSFDAPIKLLFPTSNAAKPFSMLGLGDIVIPGIFVALALRFDVSRGNQPQYFKSAFLGYTVGLVVTIVVMNWFQAAQPALLYIVPAVIGFLAAHCIWNGDVKQLLAFDEAKTAKSSEEESDAKSSKKVESSEEESDAKSTKKDE
- the LOC123905352 gene encoding signal peptide peptidase-like isoform X1; this encodes MKNTERIANLALAGLTLAPLVVKINPNVNVILTACITVFVGCYRSVKPTPPSETMSNEHAMRFPFVGSAMLLSLFLLFKFLSKDLVNTVLTLYFFVLGIVALSATLLPSIKRFLPKQWNEDVIVWRFPYFTSLEIEFTKSQVIAAIPGTFFCGWYALKKHWLANNILGLAFCIQGVSMGNQPEGIEMLSLGSFKTGAILLVGLFFYDIFWVFFTPVMVSVAKSFDAPIKLLFPTSNAAKPFSMLGLGDIVIPGIFVALALRFDVSRGNQPQYFKSAFLGYTVGLVVTIVVMNWFQAAQPALLYIVPAVIGFLAAHCIWNGDVKQLLAFDEAKTAKSSEEESDAKSSKKVESSEEESDAKSTKKDE